A single genomic interval of Pseudomonas sp. FeN3W harbors:
- the sstT gene encoding serine/threonine transporter SstT has product MSDMPRFIRFISRTSLVAQIVVGLVAGALLALLLPGAAKSVALLGDLFVQALKAVAPILVFVLVTSSLANHKRGQPTHIRPIILLYALGTLSAAVVAVLASFIFPTTLTLVSGAADVTPPSGVGAVLQTLLFNITANPVRALLEGNFIGILAWAIGLGFAFRHAQESTRHLISDLSDGVTLIVKVVIRFAPLGVFGLVAGTLAESGFDVLLGYMRLLLVLVGAMLFMALVMNPLIVFWQIRRNPYPLVFACLRESGITAFFTRSSAANIPVNMQLCQRLGLHKDTYSVSIPLGATINMGGAAITITVLTLAAVNTLGIEVDIATAVLLSLLAAVCACGASGVAGGSLLLIPLACSLFGISNDLAMQVVAVGFIIGVVQDSAETALNSSTDVLFTAASCIAHGDIPSPEDEAV; this is encoded by the coding sequence ATGTCCGATATGCCTCGATTCATTCGCTTCATCAGCCGTACCAGCCTCGTTGCCCAGATCGTCGTAGGTCTTGTCGCCGGCGCCTTGCTTGCGCTACTGCTGCCTGGCGCAGCCAAATCCGTAGCTCTTCTCGGTGACCTGTTCGTGCAGGCGCTCAAAGCGGTGGCACCGATTCTGGTGTTCGTGTTGGTGACCTCGTCACTGGCCAACCACAAGCGCGGCCAGCCGACGCATATCCGCCCCATCATCTTGCTGTACGCGCTCGGCACGCTAAGCGCAGCAGTCGTTGCTGTGCTGGCGAGCTTCATCTTTCCAACCACGCTCACGCTGGTCAGTGGTGCAGCGGATGTAACGCCGCCATCGGGCGTGGGTGCTGTGTTGCAGACGCTGCTGTTCAATATCACGGCTAACCCGGTGCGGGCGCTGCTCGAGGGTAACTTCATCGGCATCCTGGCCTGGGCTATCGGACTTGGCTTCGCCTTCCGTCATGCGCAGGAGAGCACCCGGCATCTGATCAGTGACCTGTCCGATGGCGTCACCTTGATCGTCAAGGTGGTCATCCGCTTCGCCCCGCTGGGGGTATTCGGCCTGGTAGCCGGTACTCTGGCCGAATCGGGCTTCGACGTGCTGCTGGGCTACATGCGGTTGTTGCTGGTGCTGGTCGGCGCGATGCTGTTCATGGCATTGGTTATGAATCCGCTGATCGTGTTCTGGCAGATTCGCCGCAACCCGTATCCGCTGGTGTTCGCCTGCCTGCGCGAAAGCGGTATCACGGCGTTCTTCACGCGTAGTTCTGCCGCGAACATCCCGGTGAACATGCAGCTCTGCCAGCGGCTCGGGCTGCACAAGGACACCTACTCGGTATCCATTCCGCTTGGGGCGACGATCAACATGGGCGGCGCAGCGATCACCATCACGGTGCTTACCCTGGCGGCGGTCAACACCCTGGGTATCGAGGTGGATATCGCCACGGCGGTGCTGCTCAGCCTTCTGGCTGCGGTATGTGCCTGCGGTGCCTCGGGGGTGGCTGGTGGTTCACTGCTGCTCATTCCGCTGGCCTGTAGCCTGTTTGGCATCTCCAATGACCTGGCGATGCAGGTGGTGGCCGTCGGCTTCATCATCGGAGTCGTTCAGGACTCGGCGGAAACCGCGCTCAACTCGTCTACCGATGTGCTGTTCACCGCTGCTTCATGTATCGCCCATGGCGATATCCCTTCGCCCGAAGACGAGGCTGTCTAG
- a CDS encoding methyl-accepting chemotaxis protein, translated as MSIRSLTIGKRSTLGFGLIGTLVLFLGLFALNQMINMREESREVDRNWLPSIMALSELNVTVMRIRANTLRLALAEESQMLQETAQRLTQLRSEVAQRDADYAKLVTTADERVAYERFKQSFDQYLLLQQRVMEHMVRGERVQAVTTINGEINEHADNVTASLNDLLAINSEEAGRAANRASAQYDTAFSWVVATLVFAAAITVALAWVFTRSVVGPLGTAVLVAERIAGGDLTGEFAVEGKDEPARLLTSLKAMQANLRGTIHGIAESSNQLASAAEELNAVTEDSTRGLHQQNHEIEQAAAAVNEMTAAVDEVARNAVATSEASQDSNDTAQRGRKQVMQTVESINLLANDVTNTAGEVEHLASQVRDISKVLEVIRSIAEQTNLLALNAAIEAARAGDAGRGFAVVADEVRALAHRTQQSTGEIEQMIGSVHQGTDKAVHAMQSSNERARTTLEMARAAGEALDGITSAISQISERNLVIASASEEQAQVAREVDRNLVNIRDLSLQSSAGANQTSAASQELARLAIDLNGLVARFQV; from the coding sequence ATGTCGATTCGCTCGCTCACTATTGGTAAACGTTCAACTCTGGGTTTCGGCCTGATTGGTACGCTCGTTCTTTTCCTCGGCCTGTTCGCACTGAACCAGATGATCAACATGCGCGAGGAGAGCAGGGAAGTCGATAGAAACTGGCTACCCAGCATCATGGCGCTCAGTGAGCTGAACGTCACGGTCATGCGCATTCGGGCTAACACCCTGCGACTGGCACTGGCTGAAGAATCGCAGATGCTGCAGGAGACCGCTCAGCGCTTGACTCAGTTGCGCAGCGAAGTGGCTCAACGCGATGCCGATTATGCCAAGCTAGTAACCACGGCTGACGAACGTGTAGCGTATGAACGCTTCAAGCAGAGCTTCGACCAATATCTGCTGCTGCAGCAACGTGTCATGGAGCATATGGTCCGCGGTGAGCGCGTCCAGGCCGTGACAACAATCAACGGCGAAATCAACGAGCACGCGGATAACGTGACCGCGTCGTTGAACGATCTTTTAGCCATTAATAGCGAGGAAGCTGGGCGGGCGGCGAATCGCGCGTCCGCACAATACGACACGGCGTTCAGCTGGGTGGTTGCGACGCTGGTGTTCGCTGCCGCCATCACTGTAGCGCTGGCCTGGGTGTTCACCCGCAGCGTCGTGGGCCCGTTGGGAACTGCTGTTTTGGTCGCCGAGCGTATCGCGGGTGGTGATCTGACCGGCGAATTCGCTGTCGAGGGCAAGGACGAGCCGGCCCGTCTGTTGACATCGCTTAAAGCCATGCAAGCCAATCTGCGCGGGACCATTCACGGCATCGCCGAATCGTCCAATCAGCTTGCCTCGGCGGCCGAGGAGCTCAACGCGGTGACTGAGGACTCTACCCGCGGCCTGCACCAGCAGAACCACGAAATCGAACAAGCGGCTGCCGCTGTGAACGAGATGACCGCAGCCGTAGACGAGGTGGCGCGCAATGCGGTGGCCACCTCCGAGGCCTCCCAGGACTCCAATGACACCGCACAGCGCGGACGCAAGCAGGTGATGCAGACAGTCGAGTCCATCAACCTGCTGGCAAACGACGTGACCAATACCGCCGGCGAAGTGGAGCATCTTGCCAGTCAGGTGCGGGACATCAGCAAGGTGCTGGAAGTGATCCGCTCGATTGCCGAACAGACCAATCTGCTCGCGCTGAATGCCGCGATCGAGGCGGCTCGGGCTGGCGACGCCGGCCGCGGCTTCGCGGTTGTTGCCGATGAAGTGCGTGCCCTGGCGCATCGTACCCAGCAGTCCACTGGAGAGATCGAACAGATGATTGGCAGCGTGCATCAGGGGACTGACAAGGCCGTGCATGCGATGCAGTCGAGCAACGAGCGCGCCCGTACTACGTTGGAAATGGCCCGGGCGGCCGGTGAAGCCCTCGATGGCATCACCTCGGCGATCAGCCAGATCAGCGAGCGCAACCTGGTGATCGCCAGCGCCTCCGAAGAACAGGCTCAGGTCGCACGGGAAGTGGATCGCAATCTGGTCAACATCCGTGACCTGTCGCTGCAGTCCTCGGCAGGTGCCAATCAGACCAGCGCGGCAAGCCAGGAATTGGCGCGCTTGGCCATCGACCTGAACGGCCTGGTAGCGCGCTTTCAGGTCTGA
- a CDS encoding ISL3 family transposase: protein MDASLLTLFWEGFELDSYELLGTHSLLIRLKPDPSRLPCCSGCGQSTFRLHDTSCRRVRERDLLQYRVWLEVPVRRVRCPACGPRREQIDWLAGRQPLTRAMVGWVETLVRLLPIKHVADLVGLHWHTVKAIDLGRLHRDIAAPDLSRVRRLIMDEFALYKGHRYATVAICADTQQVLWIGEGRSREAVRPFFEWMGKQACARIEAVAMDMNTAMDLEVQAHCPNARVVYDLFHVVAKFGREVVDRVRVDQANRLKADPAGRRAIKRSRWLLLRNRQNLDKPQTLKLDELLAANTPLMTAYLLKTQLKELWYAPSEHEARRRWSEWFRLAQESGLQPLQAFARRLKAYVEGIVSSARFRLNTSVLEGMNNRIKVIKRMAYGYRDNAYFFLKIKAAFPGKVR from the coding sequence ATGGATGCTAGTTTGCTCACCCTTTTCTGGGAAGGCTTCGAGCTGGATAGCTACGAGCTTCTCGGTACCCATAGCCTGCTGATCAGGCTCAAGCCTGATCCCTCAAGGCTGCCTTGTTGCAGCGGTTGCGGGCAGTCCACATTTCGCCTTCATGACACCAGTTGTCGCCGGGTTCGCGAGCGCGATCTGCTGCAATACCGCGTCTGGCTGGAGGTTCCTGTTCGCCGGGTTCGTTGTCCTGCATGCGGTCCTCGGCGCGAACAGATCGATTGGCTAGCCGGTCGCCAGCCGCTTACTCGTGCGATGGTCGGCTGGGTGGAAACCTTGGTTCGTCTGCTGCCGATCAAGCATGTAGCCGATCTGGTGGGGCTTCATTGGCACACGGTCAAAGCCATCGACCTTGGCCGTCTCCACCGGGACATTGCAGCGCCGGACCTGAGCCGAGTCCGCCGCCTGATCATGGACGAGTTCGCCCTGTACAAGGGGCATCGCTATGCCACCGTGGCGATCTGTGCCGATACCCAGCAAGTGCTGTGGATTGGTGAGGGCCGCAGCCGCGAGGCCGTGCGCCCCTTCTTCGAGTGGATGGGTAAACAAGCCTGTGCTCGGATCGAGGCGGTTGCGATGGACATGAACACGGCGATGGACCTGGAAGTCCAGGCGCACTGCCCCAACGCTCGAGTGGTCTACGACCTGTTTCACGTAGTGGCCAAGTTTGGCCGAGAGGTCGTTGATCGGGTTCGAGTCGATCAGGCAAATCGACTGAAGGCTGACCCTGCCGGTCGGCGGGCGATCAAGCGCTCGCGCTGGTTATTGCTGCGTAACAGGCAGAATCTCGATAAGCCCCAGACACTCAAACTCGATGAGCTGCTGGCAGCCAACACGCCGCTGATGACGGCTTACCTGCTCAAGACCCAACTGAAGGAACTCTGGTATGCACCGAGCGAGCATGAAGCGCGGCGCCGGTGGAGCGAGTGGTTCAGACTCGCTCAGGAAAGTGGCCTGCAACCTCTTCAGGCCTTTGCCAGGCGGTTGAAGGCCTACGTCGAAGGCATCGTGTCCAGCGCGCGGTTCCGACTCAACACCAGCGTGCTCGAGGGGATGAACAACCGCATCAAGGTCATCAAGCGAATGGCGTACGGTTACCGGGATAACGCCTACTTTTTCCTCAAGATCAAAGCGGCGTTTCCCGGCAAGGTGCGATGA